AAAGTAAAAACCATGTAAAAGTCATgttaaaataaagcataaatcCAACACATTTGAGACACAAAATGATAaaggttaaaataataaaaaatagaatctgCTTAAACATAAAAGATGCTATCGATTGATTTAATACACACCCTCCATTATCACTTGGAAGAGGTAGAAAAACCTAAAATCAAATAATACTAAATACTTAAACCAAAATAGGGGCAACAGAAGGCAGCCAATACAGAGCACGAAAATATAATGTAGGAAATAATTAGAGGTGGCAATGTTAACATCAATGAGATCTTTGTCATTAATATCAATATTCATACacatgagaattccagaaataaacacatgagaAAGAAATTATTCTTTGTTAGAAAGAAGTTCAATATACATAGGAAACACATTGAatctataattaaattttaaaaatgcttgagCTAAATTTCAAATAGTATAAAACAATGAGtaaaaaatataacattatatagCAATGTGAACAGAAACACCGGAGCACTGAAGTTTTACCTCAATGCTGTGCTTGCAAgcctagttgcttcagtcgtgtctgactctctgtgactctgtggaccataggctgccaggctcttctgtccatgggattctccaggcaagaatactggagtgggttgccatgccctcctccaggggatcttcctgacccaggcatcaaactggtgtctcctcttgtctcctgaattggcaggcaggttctctaccattaGCTCCACTAGGAAGTCCAGTACAATGCTACTAGTCTGTAAAACACCATATATAAAGTAGTAAAGAGAAGAATGGAAACTATCATTCAGAGGAGGAAATTAGCGATTAACACTCTTGGGCCCTTAACCTACAATAGGAAATATAACTTGTTTCAAATATCTATAAACCATCCATGAAAATTATCATACATTAGACTtcacagacggagaaggcaatggcaccccattctagtattcttgcctggaaaatcccatggacagaggagcctggtaggctgcagtccatggggtcgctaagagtcggacacgactgagcgacttcactttcccttttccctttcatgcattggagaaggaaatggcaccccactccagtgttcttgcctggagaatcccagggactgtggagcctggtgggctgacgtctatggagtcgcacagagtcggacacgactgaagtgacttagcagcagcttagcagcagctgaCTTCACAAAAAATATCCATGATTCCTCCAggggaaaaatatttgtataagtTGTGTGCCCAGATCAAAATGCAcgcaattaattttaatattatttaaagcaCCATTTAAAGATATAACATCATCCTGATAAATTATGTCAAGTCAAAATTAAACCATAAAATTAGCAATTTTGTAAGTAACGGAAATTAAATCGCTATTCCTCAAATTTTCAGAAGCAAAGATACACATTGAGGTGAATTCATATCCTGGAAACATGAATTGAAAATAGATTAGCCTCATTCATTAAAGTCGACAAGAACATTCATATAACATTAATAGAAATAGTATAAGAAAGTATCTGTCAAATGCCCACTTCTGAGTGACTGTGATTTGACTGTCATTCTGTGGAGTAAAGCTTGCTCTTCTCAAGAGAGTGGTAGTCTAGCTCATAACTCACATAATCATTATCCAAGTGCTTCTCCTCAGAACAATCACCAGGCATGCAGCAGACGTGCCTGTCACACAACATGCTAAAAAGACTACAAcggagaatatttttaaatgtgtactcCAAAGTTAAGATTTCGTAAAATTCATCATCTTGCTGTTTCACGAAGGATCTTCTTACGTGAAACTGTCCTTTTTTCCAACTTCAAGTATATGATACGTAAAAGCATGACAATGACTAGGCACTGAGGTGCCCCTGCTCAGATCCACACTGCAGCTCTGTAGTCTTGCCCAGCGCTGTATTTGCACCACCAGCAGAAGTTGTTACTGTGGTGGAAAAGACAGATAAGATCTTGATATCACTATAGTAATTATTTTTCCTCATGAATCCCTGTAGAGTGTCCTGGGGATCTGCAGGGGCCCACAGACtgcactttgagaactgctggttTCCTGAATTTCCCTGCATCTGCTTTGGTCCGAGTGGCTCTGTAGCTTTAAATTCACaagtaatttccttggttcttaaGATCAAATCTAACACCATTCAAAAGTCTATCACTGGGCCCTTTTCCATATCTCCAGGGTCATGCCATGATAGCCCCTACATGCATGAATACAGTCTACCGACTCGGTCTTGTTAACGTCTTTAAAAGTACCAGAACCATTCCTGCTGCAGGGACACTCTATATGCTAtgctttgttttgtattattaattttttattctggGAAATTTTGCTCTTCATGGGTTACTTGACAAATTCATACTCATTCTTCAAGTCTCATACTTTGCATTACTTCCCTggggagactgctgctgctgctgctgctgctaagtcatttaaaGGTGGTCTAAATGAGCTTCCCAGGATACTCACTGCCATCAGCATCTGATACTTCTGTGTAGCCCAGGGCCCAAATGTAAATACCTAATTATCTTATAACTACTTCTTTCGTGGCAATGTCCTTGCTCCAGTGTGAGCTCTGTAAGGTCAGGGCCTCTGCCTGTCATACTCAAGACTCTCCACAAGGCCAGCAAATAAAGGAACGAACTGCACAACATCTTTCTGTAAAAATGTAGTTTTACAGCATTAGGCCTCGGGGCAAAGAttcaaaaggaagaggaagaaacatgTCTTCAAATACATTTCATGAGTAAATAAAaggtacatttttattaaagaaaattctaTATTCATAGGGaataaactggagaaggaaatggcaacccactccagtattcttgcctcgagaatcctgtggacagaggagcctggggggctgctgtcctTAGGGTcgaatagagtcagacacgactgaagcgacttagcatgcatagcatgcatgcatgtaataAATAGAACATATAAATGCAagaaccataaaaataaataaattaatataaataaatgagttacATTCATACAAAAACATGTTATTCAGTAACATTCAGCCACAGGGCATCAGATATATTTCCTCTAATTCTAAAAGCAGCTGGATATTGATATTCTCAATATTAATGCCAATAGCAAATGTCACTCAAACTATTTCATAGCTGAGGCAGAAATCAGAGTTttggaaatgactgaaaatgAAGAGTCTGAGCTAGGACATGAGTCACTGAGAATCAGGTTCCTTCTTACTTTCTGAGTTTTCTTAGGAACTAGTTAACGCAGAAAGCGCCTCGTGATTTCCACTCTGACACTTTCCCAGGCCCAGCCACTGTATTCCTTCTCTTGCAGGTAGACATGGATGCCCTGGAAGTACCATTTCAAGGCCAGTGTGGGGCCCACCCTTCCCAGGGCAGAGTCTTCCTCTCCCGTCACCAGGCCCAGGCAGGTGTCCAGGTCGTCCAGCTGCTGATGGAGTCCAGTGTGGAGCTGCTCTAGGCGGGTAGTGTCCCAGGCAGCAGAGGCACGCTCTGTGTGGAAGAGGTTGAAGCTCTGCTGGAGCATCTCGTGGAGCACAGAGAAGGCCTGGGCCTCTGGAGCTAGCCGCCACTCACTTGCTCCTGAGGGAATCTGAAGTCTTTCCTGTACCCCAGACAGGAAAGAGAGAGGTTGTGTTTGTTTGATCCAAATGTGAAGGTCTCCTGCTTTTCCAAGTCAAGGTTCTGAGGAAGTTCATGGACTCTGGAAGAGATGGGGTTTGAGACAAGCATCATCAGTGTCGTCATTGAGGAGATGAAGAACAATTGGTCCATTCCACAAGGAAGCATTCCGGTTGAGATGAGCGGTTGTGAGCTTTGCTTCATCTTCATTTCATCTAAGGATCTTCTGTTGTGTGCCTCTTAAGTATtaagtgttgggggccagagtgaggtactccacccgtggcaaaggtcatgaggaaggaggctcgacatacgcaaaggcgggattgagcctcaggagtccccctggaaatcctcgagcatctacccccataaccacagcctgcctactttactactttgtgctctcacctacacctctgactttactgggggctgtcccccaccacctctttcagagaaggagttaacttagagctccagttaataaaaactcctggtcGTGAccagagtgttttaacctacaaactcctctgaaggttctctggcctgcctgacaggcttgtccggccacatgtgattgctcacagcctcccaaccgtgagaggcacgagatgctttaaaccttctaaaaaacaggttctttagagaagttagaaaactattagtataagtataatgggctaattagaaattgtattggtgaagggtttttcatttgttgagccaatgtttactgctaagtcttcacatcccctgcccttacacacattaatgaatatatagaagaaataagtattaacctttgatattaatcatgttagaccttaggctaagtaaattctttcctaaaacccactacaccctcaccctataggaatgtaactttatttgggtggcatctgttttaagaataatcacccttggagaaaaaagtgttctggttgactgaccactgtcacaaggagagggtcatcaATTGTCAGCAgaccccctggccagaagatgatgtaacacccctaagacctctgtatacatttgtatgaagcacctgactttgataaaagtcaggactgctgaccccgcatgacttttgtataacatctcagtgtataaaagtagaccatggaaaataaagaattgggatcagtttctcgaaatactggtctccccatgtcgctctctctctcactctggctgagtctccctctggagctcggaacccgccatgcttactaattattcctgggcttctaagatccgaccgcagaggcctcagtgtctcctctccttcgggagaacggaaggacgcctgcggcctacgtaagtggtgcaaacttcttgtcttgaagttttattggtctcccgcataaaccaagctactcagcctcttttctccactgaattttcctactgagctatcctcatcctattactctttatatctttgataaaatatttgaataaataggTCGCCAacaccgtccccgcttcgaataccctggatcagccggggctggaccctggcaattAAGTCCAAAATTTTCGTATTCTGAATTTACCCAGATTCATGTACTACCTCATTTTGGGCTTGCCTTTCAGTTCAAGAGCCTGGAAATCTGTCATGAGTTTCTGCTCTTCTGTATCCTTACATTGAAGTAAAATGCATTCATTAAAAACATAGATGTTCTAATTCCATGGAATGCTTATCATGTCAGTAACTTGGAACTAATGATATATTAAGAGCTATTGGATTTTTCTTCCTGATGCTAAGATCAACTTTTAAGGAAACTTTGTCAGACTTCTTTGTCAAATCTTTTGCTGCCTCTGCATATTCCTCTTGAAAGAATTGATCAGACGTGAAAAATATCTGAGCTAATATGCATGGATATCACCTTATTCTCTTCAGCAGAACTTTTAGTTTGtcaattttggttttatttattctcCATAACTGAGGAAATTACTaaacatttattatgtgccaaTCCAAATGCTGAGCTTGTTACAGAGTCCAAGTTGCTCTGCTTGCAGCAGGGCAAATCAATGAATCCAAGACGAGGTGTTGGGAGCAGGAAAGGACTTTATTCGGGAACTGGCTGACTGAGAAGAGGAaaggctagtgcctcaaaataaccgTCTTGTGGGGGTCCTGGGTGTCAGACTCTTTTATGAATCAGAtatggggggaggtgaggaaacaaagtaaaggaCGTTTAATTCCTGAAAATATCTCCCAGAACAGCCAGCAAGCCTCAGGTAGGCGGATGTGTTAGTTGCACTTCCTGATAGTCATTTCATGGGTGGTGTGAAATGGAATATCTCATGTCATGTCAACAAACAAAGATGTCATATCTATCTGTGATTCTGGCCTtcccaaatgtgaatttctgggaCAAAAACAATTgaagtcacagaagcagatccagTGTAAATTCAAAACTGACCGTTCCTGGTTACAAACTAAGCCTATAACCAAGATGATGAATCCTCCAAAGTCACTCTCATGAAAATAAAGTGTAACCACTGCTCCTGTCCAAGTGTTCAAGTGGTGAGAATGTCCCTTTTTTATCCCAGGCCCTTGTCCTTGCCATGTCCAAGCAACCCACTTTTTTATTAGGTCCTTTTATACGGTTTTCATATTGCTACCTCTTCTTTGTCATGTGTATTTCAGTTTGTAAAAGCTGTGCTAATGCTCCTACAATCTTTTCAATTTCCACTTTGACGTTTATggcaaaaaaaggaacagaaatgtaAATGAATAGAATAGTTAATGTATTTCCTTCACGATTTTTCAAGAGATCAAAACTTTCCACTGATTGAACATTCCTAGAAAGTAAAAGGAAGCAGTGAGTGAAGAAGTAACCCACAAAGGTCAAATAAATGATGTAATGAAAAAACTATAGTGACGTCTCTGTCCAAATGACAAATGTCACTTAACTACACAAACAGGGATGAAGAGCTCTACAGAGTGACAGATTTCAGACCAGCTTATGTGAAATGGCTTAGCTGCAGACAGAGCCAGGGGAGGGTATCAGGCTCTTAGGCACAGTGTTACCTAAAAGGATAGTGGACAGCTTTGCTGACTCCCAGTGtctatttatctttatttgtCTGTTTACATTTCTCACTCTTCGTGGATGGTATTGGATTCTGAGGATGTAAACCTATTAACTCACCCTGAAAAGAGACTGGGGTACAGACTGGACGGTCATTTTATTCATGTGTGAGGGGTCAGCTGTTAGCTGGAAGCTACTAGATGTAGTGTTTGGACAGCACATCATGTTCACACAAGAGATGAGATTAGATGTTATAATGTTGACCAGTGAGCTGAGCATTAAGGGAAGGGAAGCAGGTCATCTCAGGGAAATTCTATCCCGTTTCCATAGTTGGATGTGTGAATTTTCTGCCTCGTGGGAACAGTTAACAGATACTGAAATCTTATGTGTCCAAGCATTGTCAGAAGTACGTTATGTCCTACAATCTTCAGAAAAATCCAGAGAAACTTATATGATTATCAGTTCCATATAAGAGGAGACAACCGTAGTGCCGAAGGTCACACAGGCAGTGCAGGCTGCAGCTGTGACATCAACCCAGGAGTCTTGCCCCCATGTCCACTGTCTCATGCACCGGACCGAGCTGTCTGCTCTGACAATGTGCTTCCTATTTTAGAGGAAGACTTAGTAAGGTCTTCCTTTCCAGTTCCTATTCGTCATTGTCACAAAAGTGCCATTCGCTCATTCCAGGGACATGACAGTCAGTAGATGACAGCTGAGTACACAGTTCCCTTTGCACCTGATAAGTTCCAATCCTATATTTCAAGTGGTGTTACGTTGAGatctacagaggagcctggcagattatggcaattaaacaacaactctGAGAGTCTCTGCTTCCACCTGagataatattttgagaaattatccagaaagttaaaaaatccatttaaatttaCTCTTACTCTCTTTGTTTGCAGATTATCATTTTCTGAAACAGTCTTCAAATACTTGGTCTACTCAGACTTTTGTGTGTATAGTTCTCTTAGAACTACTTCTGGGacagagctgaagctccaatacttcagccgcctgatgggaagagcccactcactggaaaagaccctgatgctgggaaagattgagggcaggacaagaaggggtcatcagaggatgagatgtttcgATTGCATTggatcgactcaatgaacatgaattttaaCAATCTCtgagagatagagaaggacagggaagcctggcgtgctgtagtccatgggatcaaagagAGTGGACATACCTTAGTGACGAACAACAATGGGACAGAGACTCCTCGGTGCACTTCCTCTGGGACAGACACCTTCCTGGATTCCCCA
Above is a window of Bos indicus isolate NIAB-ARS_2022 breed Sahiwal x Tharparkar chromosome 8, NIAB-ARS_B.indTharparkar_mat_pri_1.0, whole genome shotgun sequence DNA encoding:
- the LOC139184538 gene encoding interferon omega-1-like, which gives rise to MNKMTVQSVPQSLFRERLQIPSGASEWRLAPEAQAFSVLHEMLQQSFNLFHTERASAAWDTTRLEQLHTGLHQQLDDLDTCLGLVTGEEDSALGRVGPTLALKWYFQGIHVYLQEKEYSGWAWESVRVEITRRFLR